DNA sequence from the Paenibacillus azoreducens genome:
ATTTCGATAAATTCCACCGCAAGCCACTGCAGGTGTCTCATGCCCAGAAACTGCTCGCCGCATATGGAAAACCTGGTCCGGTTGAGCAAATCGCGCTGGAAGAAAGCCATAACCGTTATTTGGCCGAGGAAATCAAGGCGCCGCATCCTTTTCCGCGTTTCCGGCGGTCGGGCATGGACGGTTATGCGGTCAGAGCAGAGGATACGTCAGGCTGCAGCTCCGAGCATGTGGTGTGGTTGGATGTTATCGATGAAGTCCCGTGCGGATTTGTCTCGGATAAAGAAGTAACACCCGGAACGGCAATGCGTATCATGACAGGAGCCCAGGTTCCGGAAGGCGCGAATGCGGTAGTGATGCTGGAGATGACTGAGCAGCGCGAATATGAGGGCAGCATCCAGGTTGGATTGAAACGAAAAATCGAAACCGGAAAAAATATAACTCCAATCGGATTTGAAGTGGACGAAGGGGAGGTTTTGATGCTCCCTGGCCGCCGGATTCAGGCAGGAGAAATTTCGGTGCTTGCCTCTTTTGGCGTTCACCAGGTAACCGTATACCAAAAACCGCGCATCGCGATTTTTTCTACCGGTTCAGAGCTGTTGACCGTCGAAGAACCGCTGCAGCCGGGTAAAATTCGCAATAGCAATACATACATGCTGGCTTCCCAAGTGCGCGAGGCTGGCGGCGAGCCGTATATTTTGGAAGCGGTGATGGATGATCTTGCCTTGGCCAAAGCAAAAGTCGAAAGGGCGCTTCAGGAATATGATGCGGTTATCACCAGCGGCGGAGTATCTGTTGGCGATTATGATATTATGGGGGATTTCGTGCGGAGCGACAGCGTGGACATGCTCTATAACAAAATCGCGATGAGACCGGGAAGCGTCACGACGGCGGCGGTCAAAGACGGCAAGCTGCTGTTTGCCCTCTCCGGAAACCCGGGAGCATGTTTTGTCGGCTTTGAGTTGTTTGTTCGACCTTTCATTCAGCAGACGCTGGGAAGCGACAAGCCTTACCTGACCGAATGGACGGCTGTGCTTGCCCAGGACTATACAAAGGTCAATGCCTTTACGCGCTTCGTCAGAGGCCGGCTGGATGCAAGAGATGGCATATTGTACGCCGTCCCGGCCAAAGTGGATGAATCCAGCGTGATGGTCACCATCAAAGACAGCGACTGCCTGATCGTCATTCCGCCTGCCAAAGAGAAAACTCCGGCCGGAAGCAAAGTGAAGGTGCTGATGCTGAAAGGCAGCCCGTTATGAAGAAGCCCTATGTCTGCCAAATCGTCGGCTACAAAAACAGCGGCAAAACGACTTTGGTATGTGCCTTGGTCGAAAGGCTAAGGGCGCAGGGCTGCCGCGTGGCGGTCGTCAAACATGATGCCCATGATTTCGAGATGGATCACCCGGGGACCGATTCCTATCGGCATCGTGCGGCTGGCGCATCGGCGATTGCGCTCGTATCCCAGCGGAAAACGGCAGTCATTCTCGAAGAGGAAACTCCTTTAGGCAAACTTATCGAAGATTTTAGCGCTTATGATATCATTTTGGTGGAAGGGTACAAGAGGGAAGGTTATCCCAAGCTAGTCATGGTAAGGAAAGCAGAGGATAAGGAGCTAATTCAAAGTCTAGAGAACGTTACGGGCGTCGTCAGCTGGCTGCCGGCTGAGCAGATTTTTTCAGGCGGGCAGAAGGGACGTGAACATGTCACGCTGTTTGATAAAGATGAACATGAGCGGATCGCGGACTGGATGCTGCGGCTGAGATAAAGCAACAGCCATTAGCATCCTGCATTGAAACGGATATAAACAAATCTCCGGTGAGATTAATCAGTATTACAAATTGTAAGAGCCGTCCAAGAGGTCCGGTTTTGCTGCGACCTTGGGCGGTCTTTTTTTGTTTCCGAGCACCGATAGGGGTTGACCTTTACGTTACGTTATAGAGTAAACTGAAAAGAAAAGTTTTTGTGGGGGATGTTTTACGATGGTTGACAACGATACAGTCATGGAAAATGGTAAGTGCATTGAATGCGGTGCAAAGGAAGCAGA
Encoded proteins:
- the glp gene encoding gephyrin-like molybdotransferase Glp, translating into MKQTNDDFDKFHRKPLQVSHAQKLLAAYGKPGPVEQIALEESHNRYLAEEIKAPHPFPRFRRSGMDGYAVRAEDTSGCSSEHVVWLDVIDEVPCGFVSDKEVTPGTAMRIMTGAQVPEGANAVVMLEMTEQREYEGSIQVGLKRKIETGKNITPIGFEVDEGEVLMLPGRRIQAGEISVLASFGVHQVTVYQKPRIAIFSTGSELLTVEEPLQPGKIRNSNTYMLASQVREAGGEPYILEAVMDDLALAKAKVERALQEYDAVITSGGVSVGDYDIMGDFVRSDSVDMLYNKIAMRPGSVTTAAVKDGKLLFALSGNPGACFVGFELFVRPFIQQTLGSDKPYLTEWTAVLAQDYTKVNAFTRFVRGRLDARDGILYAVPAKVDESSVMVTIKDSDCLIVIPPAKEKTPAGSKVKVLMLKGSPL
- the mobB gene encoding molybdopterin-guanine dinucleotide biosynthesis protein B, with translation MKKPYVCQIVGYKNSGKTTLVCALVERLRAQGCRVAVVKHDAHDFEMDHPGTDSYRHRAAGASAIALVSQRKTAVILEEETPLGKLIEDFSAYDIILVEGYKREGYPKLVMVRKAEDKELIQSLENVTGVVSWLPAEQIFSGGQKGREHVTLFDKDEHERIADWMLRLR